From the genome of Streptomyces sp. NBC_00659, one region includes:
- a CDS encoding cob(I)yrinic acid a,c-diamide adenosyltransferase translates to MVNLTRIYTRTGDQGTTALGDMSRVAKTDLRISAYADANEANAVIGTAIALGGLEDEVVQVLTRVQNDLFDVGADLSTPVVEDPKFPPLRVEQFYIDRLEADCDLFNERLEKLRSFILPGGTAGAALLHQACTVVRRAERSTWAALEVHGEAMNPLTATYLNRLSDLLFILARTANKDTGDVLWVPGGER, encoded by the coding sequence ATGGTCAATCTGACGCGCATCTACACCAGGACCGGCGACCAGGGCACCACCGCCCTCGGCGACATGAGCAGGGTCGCCAAAACCGATCTGCGGATCTCGGCGTACGCCGACGCCAACGAGGCGAACGCGGTGATCGGAACGGCGATCGCCCTGGGCGGCCTGGAGGACGAGGTCGTCCAGGTCCTCACCCGCGTGCAGAACGACCTGTTCGACGTGGGCGCGGATCTGTCGACTCCGGTGGTCGAGGACCCGAAGTTCCCGCCGCTGCGGGTCGAGCAGTTCTACATCGACAGGCTGGAGGCCGACTGCGACCTGTTCAACGAGCGCCTGGAGAAGCTCCGCTCCTTCATCCTGCCCGGCGGCACCGCCGGGGCGGCACTCCTGCACCAGGCGTGCACGGTCGTGCGCCGGGCCGAGCGCTCGACCTGGGCGGCGCTGGAGGTCCACGGCGAGGCGATGAACCCGCTGACCGCCACCTACCTCAACCGGCTCTCGGACCTGCTGTTCATCCTGGCCCGCACGGCGAACAAGGACACCGGCGACGTGCTGTGGGTCCCGGGCGGGGAGCGCTGA
- a CDS encoding F0F1 ATP synthase subunit gamma — protein MGAQLRVYKRRIRSVTATKKITKAMEMIAASRVVKAQRKVAASTPYATELTRAVTAVGTGSNTKHPLTTEAETATRAAVLLLTSDRGLAGAFNSNAIKAAELLTARLEAEGKTVDTYIVGRRGLAHYNFRERKVVESWSGFTDEPTYADAKKVAGPLIEAIEKDTADGGVDELHIVYTEFVSMMTQSAIDGRLLPLRLEEVAEEAPKGEILPLFEFEPSAEDVLDALLPRYVESRIYNALLQSAASKHAATRRAMKSATDNAGDLITTLSRLANAARQAEITQEISEIVGGSAALADATAGSDK, from the coding sequence ATGGGAGCCCAGCTCCGGGTCTACAAGCGTCGCATCCGATCCGTCACCGCGACCAAGAAGATCACCAAGGCGATGGAGATGATCGCCGCCTCGCGCGTCGTCAAGGCGCAGCGCAAGGTGGCGGCCTCCACGCCGTACGCGACCGAGCTCACCCGCGCGGTCACGGCGGTCGGCACCGGCTCGAACACCAAGCACCCGCTGACCACGGAGGCGGAGACGGCGACCCGTGCCGCGGTGCTGCTCCTCACGAGCGACCGCGGTCTGGCCGGCGCCTTCAACTCCAACGCCATCAAGGCGGCGGAGCTGCTGACCGCCCGTCTCGAGGCCGAGGGCAAGACGGTCGACACGTACATCGTCGGCCGCCGCGGTCTGGCCCACTACAACTTCCGCGAGCGCAAGGTCGTGGAGTCGTGGTCGGGTTTCACCGACGAGCCCACCTACGCGGACGCGAAGAAGGTCGCGGGTCCGCTGATCGAGGCCATCGAGAAGGACACGGCGGACGGCGGCGTGGATGAACTCCACATCGTCTACACCGAGTTCGTCTCGATGATGACGCAGTCGGCCATCGACGGCCGTCTGCTGCCGCTTCGCCTCGAAGAGGTCGCGGAGGAGGCGCCGAAGGGCGAGATCCTCCCGCTGTTCGAGTTCGAGCCGTCGGCGGAGGACGTCCTCGACGCCCTGCTGCCGCGCTACGTCGAGAGCCGTATCTACAACGCGCTGCTCCAGTCGGCTGCCTCCAAGCACGCCGCCACGCGCCGCGCGATGAAGTCGGCGACCGACAACGCGGGAGACCTGATCACCACGCTCTCCCGACTTGCCAATGCGGCCCGCCAGGCCGAAATCACCCAGGAAATCAGCGAGATCGTCGGCGGCTCCGCAGCCCTTGCCGACGCGACCGCGGGGAGTGACAAGTAA
- a CDS encoding DUF2550 domain-containing protein has translation MVLALTVCGVVVALVVVGLFVFGLRRRLIQRSGGTFDCSLRWDVPEKGDPSGKGWSYGVARYNSDRIEWYRVFSYAPRPRRVLERSAIEVDGRRAAAGEEELALLSDAIILACLHRGTRLELAMSEDALTGFLAWLEAAPPGQRVNVA, from the coding sequence ATGGTCCTCGCTCTGACTGTGTGCGGAGTGGTAGTGGCGCTCGTGGTGGTGGGGCTGTTCGTCTTCGGCCTCCGCCGCCGGCTCATCCAGCGTTCCGGCGGAACGTTCGACTGCAGCCTGCGCTGGGACGTCCCCGAGAAGGGTGACCCCAGCGGCAAGGGCTGGAGCTACGGAGTGGCCCGCTACAACAGCGACCGGATCGAGTGGTACCGCGTCTTCTCCTACGCCCCCCGCCCGCGCCGCGTCCTCGAACGCTCGGCGATCGAGGTGGACGGCCGTCGCGCCGCCGCGGGCGAGGAGGAGCTCGCGCTGCTCTCGGACGCGATCATCCTGGCCTGCCTCCATCGCGGGACGCGTCTCGAGCTGGCGATGAGCGAGGACGCGCTGACGGGATTCCTCGCCTGGCTGGAGGCGGCCCCGCCCGGACAACGGGTGAACGTCGCGTAG
- the atpD gene encoding F0F1 ATP synthase subunit beta: protein MTTTSETAVATGRVARVIGPVVDVEFPVDAMPEIYNALHVEVADPANAGELKTLTLEVAQHLGDGLVRTISMQPTDGLVRQAVVTDTGTGISVPVGDFTKGKVFNTLGEVLNSDEKYSGERWTIHRKAPRFDELESKTEMFETGVKVIDLLTPYVKGGKIGLFGGAGVGKTVLIQEMIYRVANNHDGVSVFAGVGERTREGNDLIEEMAESGVIDKTALVFGQMDEPPGTRLRVALAGLTMAEYFRDVQKQDVLFFIDNIFRFTQAGSEVSTLLGRMPSAVGYQPNLADEMGLLQERITSTRGHSITSMQAIYVPADDLTDPAPATTFAHLDATTVLSRPISEKGIYPAVDPLDSTSRILDPRYIAADHYAAAMRVKSVLQKYKDLQDIIAILGIDELGEEDKLTVHRARRVERFLSQNTHVAKQFTGVDGSDVPLDESIVAFNAIIDGEYDHFPEQAFFLCGGIEDLKANAKELGVS from the coding sequence ATGACGACGACTTCTGAGACGGCCGTTGCCACGGGCCGCGTCGCCCGGGTCATCGGCCCGGTCGTCGACGTGGAGTTCCCCGTCGACGCGATGCCGGAGATTTACAACGCCCTTCACGTCGAGGTGGCCGACCCGGCCAACGCCGGCGAGCTGAAGACACTGACCCTGGAAGTCGCCCAGCACCTGGGTGACGGCCTGGTCCGTACGATCTCCATGCAGCCCACCGACGGTCTGGTCCGCCAGGCCGTGGTCACCGACACCGGAACGGGCATCAGTGTCCCGGTCGGTGACTTCACCAAGGGCAAGGTGTTCAACACCCTCGGTGAGGTGCTGAACTCCGACGAGAAGTACTCGGGCGAGCGCTGGACCATCCACCGCAAGGCCCCGCGCTTCGACGAGCTCGAGTCGAAGACCGAGATGTTCGAGACCGGCGTCAAGGTCATCGACCTCCTCACCCCGTACGTCAAGGGTGGAAAGATCGGTCTGTTCGGTGGTGCCGGTGTCGGCAAGACGGTGCTCATCCAGGAGATGATCTACCGCGTCGCCAACAACCACGACGGTGTCTCCGTGTTCGCCGGTGTCGGTGAGCGCACGCGTGAGGGCAACGACCTCATCGAGGAGATGGCGGAGTCGGGCGTCATCGACAAGACCGCCCTTGTCTTCGGCCAGATGGACGAGCCCCCGGGCACCCGTCTGCGCGTGGCCCTCGCGGGTCTGACCATGGCGGAGTACTTCCGCGATGTGCAGAAGCAGGACGTGCTGTTCTTCATCGACAACATCTTCCGCTTCACGCAGGCCGGTTCCGAGGTCTCGACCCTGCTCGGCCGTATGCCCTCCGCGGTGGGTTACCAGCCGAACCTGGCCGACGAGATGGGTCTCCTCCAGGAGCGCATCACCTCGACCCGTGGTCACTCGATCACCTCGATGCAGGCGATCTACGTCCCCGCGGACGACCTGACCGACCCGGCCCCGGCCACCACGTTCGCCCACCTCGACGCGACGACGGTTCTCTCCCGTCCGATCTCCGAGAAGGGCATCTACCCGGCCGTGGACCCGCTGGACTCCACGTCCCGGATTCTGGACCCCCGCTACATCGCGGCGGACCACTACGCGGCCGCGATGCGCGTCAAGTCGGTTCTTCAGAAGTACAAGGACCTTCAGGACATCATCGCGATCCTCGGTATCGACGAGCTGGGCGAGGAGGACAAGCTCACCGTCCACCGTGCCCGTCGCGTGGAGCGCTTCCTGTCCCAGAACACCCACGTCGCCAAGCAGTTCACCGGCGTCGACGGGTCGGACGTCCCGCTGGACGAGTCGATCGTGGCCTTCAACGCGATCATCGACGGTGAGTACGACCACTTCCCGGAGCAGGCGTTCTTCCTCTGCGGTGGCATTGAGGACCTCAAGGCCAACGCCAAGGAGCTCGGCGTCTCCTGA
- a CDS encoding F0F1 ATP synthase subunit epsilon, which produces MATELHVELVAADRSVWSGEATLVVARTASGDIGVMPGHQPLLGVLESGPVTIRTSDGGTVIAAVHGGFISFADNKLSLLAEIAELSDEIDVQRAERALERAKSDADASAERRADVRLRAVATR; this is translated from the coding sequence TTGGCTACTGAGCTGCACGTCGAGCTCGTCGCCGCGGACCGCAGTGTCTGGTCCGGCGAGGCCACCCTGGTCGTCGCGCGTACCGCGTCCGGCGACATCGGCGTCATGCCCGGTCACCAGCCGCTTCTCGGTGTGCTGGAGTCGGGCCCGGTGACCATTCGTACGAGTGATGGCGGGACGGTCATCGCCGCGGTGCACGGCGGTTTCATCTCGTTCGCCGACAACAAGCTGTCGCTGCTGGCCGAGATCGCCGAGCTTTCGGACGAGATCGACGTCCAGCGTGCGGAGCGGGCGCTCGAGCGCGCGAAGTCGGACGCCGACGCGTCCGCCGAGCGTCGCGCGGACGTCCGCCTGCGTGCGGTGGCGACCCGCTGA
- a CDS encoding glycoside hydrolase family 18 chitinase — MRFRQRATAGLATLLLPLAGLVGLASPAHAADSATATYSKTQDWGTGFEGKWTVKNTGTTAISSWTIQWDFPSGTSVTSAWDADVTSSGNHWTAKNKSWNGTLAAGASVSFGFNGAGSGSPSNCTLNGGSCDGGTTVPGDNPPSAAGTPTASSVTDTSVKLSWSAATDDKGVKNYDVLRGGTKVATVTTTSYTDTGLTAGTDYSYTVQARDTADQTGPVSGAVAVHTTGGTTDPPPTGKNVKLGYFTEWGIYGRNYNVKNLVTSGSAAKITHINYAFGNVTNGQCAIGDSYADYDKAFTADQSVSGVADTWDQPLRGNFNQLRELKAKYPNIKVLWSFGGWTWSGGFAQAAANPAAFAQSCYNLVEDPRWADVFDGIDIDWEYPNACGLSCDTSGAAAYKNLMQALRAKFGSNNLVTAATTADGTSGGKIDAADYAGASQYVDWYNVMSYDFFGAFAAQGPTAPHSPLTSYSGIPTPGFTTADAIAKFKSKGVPASKLLIGIGFYGRGWTGVTQSAPGGTATGPAAGTYEQGIEDYKVLKTSCPSTGLVAGTAYAYCGNNWWSYDTPATIGTKMSWAKSQGLGGAFFWEFSGDTSNGELVSAINSGLS, encoded by the coding sequence ATGCGCTTCAGACAACGAGCGACGGCAGGGCTCGCGACCCTGCTGCTCCCCCTGGCAGGCCTGGTCGGTCTCGCGAGTCCGGCGCACGCCGCCGACAGCGCCACCGCCACGTACTCCAAGACCCAGGACTGGGGTACGGGCTTCGAAGGCAAGTGGACCGTCAAGAACACCGGTACCACCGCGATCAGTTCGTGGACGATCCAGTGGGACTTCCCCTCCGGCACGTCCGTCACCTCGGCCTGGGACGCGGACGTCACCAGCTCGGGCAACCACTGGACCGCCAAGAACAAGTCCTGGAACGGCACCCTCGCCGCGGGCGCCTCCGTCTCCTTCGGCTTCAACGGGGCGGGCTCCGGCTCCCCGTCCAACTGCACGCTCAACGGCGGCAGTTGTGACGGCGGCACCACCGTCCCCGGCGACAACCCGCCGTCCGCGGCGGGCACCCCCACCGCCTCCTCGGTCACCGACACCTCGGTGAAGCTCTCCTGGAGCGCGGCCACCGACGACAAGGGCGTCAAGAACTACGACGTTCTGCGCGGCGGCACCAAGGTCGCGACCGTGACGACGACCTCGTACACGGACACCGGCCTGACCGCCGGCACCGACTACTCGTACACCGTGCAGGCCCGTGACACCGCCGACCAGACCGGTCCGGTCAGCGGCGCGGTCGCGGTCCACACCACCGGCGGCACCACCGACCCGCCGCCCACCGGCAAGAACGTCAAGCTCGGCTACTTCACCGAGTGGGGCATCTACGGCCGCAACTACAACGTCAAGAACCTGGTGACGTCCGGCTCGGCCGCCAAGATCACGCACATCAACTACGCGTTCGGCAACGTCACCAACGGCCAGTGCGCGATCGGCGACTCCTACGCCGACTACGACAAGGCCTTCACCGCCGACCAGTCGGTCAGCGGCGTCGCCGACACCTGGGACCAGCCGCTGCGCGGCAACTTCAACCAGCTCCGCGAGCTGAAGGCCAAGTACCCGAACATCAAGGTCCTGTGGTCCTTCGGCGGCTGGACCTGGTCCGGCGGCTTCGCCCAGGCGGCCGCCAACCCGGCCGCGTTCGCGCAGTCCTGCTACAACCTGGTCGAGGACCCGCGCTGGGCCGATGTCTTCGACGGCATCGACATCGACTGGGAGTACCCGAACGCCTGCGGTCTGTCCTGTGACACCAGCGGTGCCGCGGCCTACAAGAACCTCATGCAGGCCCTGCGTGCCAAGTTCGGCTCGAACAACCTGGTCACCGCGGCCACCACGGCCGACGGCACCTCCGGCGGCAAGATCGACGCCGCCGACTACGCGGGCGCCTCGCAGTACGTCGACTGGTACAACGTGATGTCGTACGACTTCTTCGGCGCGTTCGCCGCACAGGGCCCGACCGCCCCGCACTCCCCGCTCACCTCGTACAGCGGCATCCCGACGCCGGGCTTCACCACGGCCGACGCGATCGCCAAGTTCAAGTCGAAGGGCGTGCCCGCAAGCAAGCTGCTCATCGGCATCGGCTTCTACGGCCGCGGCTGGACCGGGGTCACCCAGTCCGCACCCGGCGGCACGGCGACCGGCCCGGCCGCCGGTACGTACGAGCAGGGCATCGAGGACTACAAGGTCCTCAAGACGTCCTGCCCCTCCACCGGCCTCGTCGCCGGTACGGCGTACGCCTACTGCGGCAACAACTGGTGGTCGTACGACACCCCGGCCACCATCGGGACGAAGATGTCGTGGGCCAAGAGCCAGGGCCTGGGCGGCGCCTTCTTCTGGGAGTTCAGCGGTGACACCAGCAACGGTGAACTGGTCAGCGCCATCAACAGCGGCCTGAGCTGA